Proteins from one Triticum aestivum cultivar Chinese Spring chromosome 7A, IWGSC CS RefSeq v2.1, whole genome shotgun sequence genomic window:
- the LOC123147608 gene encoding putative methylesterase 14, chloroplastic, translated as MGNAFACMPRKEHRGAAAVSRSKRMGSARPPRGGAAKLTPAEEELLHRQALAMAIHQHLDAGGSMSRRIDAGGGSMSRRIGPGSTSSRRHGNLPDSVTNAKAVQIVLENLETKKVVLVHGEGFGAWCWYKTISLLEEAGLDPVALDLTGSGIDHTDTNGIATLEEYSKPLIDYLSKLPENEKVVLVGHSCGGASVSYALEHCPNKISKAVFLTATMVKDSQRPFDVFSEELASADVFLQESQYLLYGNGKDKPPTGLRFDKQQIKGLYFNQSPSKDIALATVSMRPIPLAPIMEKLSLTAENYGSVRRYFIQTLDDRMLSPDVQEKLVRESPPDGIFKIKGGDHCPFFSKPQSLHKILLEIVQIQAPGALFPGKAETLEEEEESAEKSS; from the exons ATGGGCAACGCGTTCGCGTGCATGCCGCGCAAGGAGCACCGGGGCGCGGCCGCGGTGTCGCGCAGCAAGCGCATGGGGAGCGCGCGCCCGCCGCGCGGCGGGGCGGCCAAGCTCACGCCggcggaggaggagctgctgcACCGCCAGGCGCTCGCCATGGCCATCCACCAGCACCTCGACGCCGGAGGCTCCATGTCGCGCCGcatcgacgccggcggcggctccatgtcCCGCCGAATCGGCCCCGGCTCCACCAGCTCCCGGCGACacggcaacctcccggactccgtcACCAATGCCAAGGCT GTCCAAATTGTTTTAGAGAACTTAGAAACCAAGAAAGTCGTTCTTGTCCATGGGGAAGGATTTGGCGCTTGGTGTTGGTACAAGACCATCTCCCTGTTGGAGGAAGCTGGTCTCGATCCTGTTGCCTTAGACCTCACAGGCTCTGGCATAGACCACACTGATACAAACGGCATAGCTACATTGGAAGAGTActccaagccactaattgattacCTCAGTAAACTCCCTGAGAACGAGAAG GTAGTTTTGGTCGGTCATAGTTGTGGAGGTGCAAGTGTGTCGTATGCCCTAGAACACTGCCCAAATAAGATCTCCAAGGCCGTATTCCTTACCGCCACAATGGTAAAGGATAGCCAGAGACCCTTCGACgtgttctctgaagag CTCGCGTCGGCAGATGTTTTCTTGCAAGAATCACAGTATTTACTTTACGGAAATGGGAAGGACAAGCCTCCAACTGGGCTCAGGTTTGACAAACAGCAGATCAAGGGGTTATATTTCAACCAAAGTCCTTCCAAG GATATCGCACTGGCCACTGTGTCCATGCGGCCCATCCCCTTGGCCCCGATCATGGAGAAGCTCTCCCTCACGGCGGAGAACTACGGCAGCGTCCGCCGCTACTTCATTCAGACGCTGGACGACAGGATGCTGTCGCCCGACGTCCAGGAGAAGCTGGTCCGGGAGAGCCCGCCTGACGGCATCTTCAAGATAAAGGGCGGCGACCACTGCCCCTTCTTCTCGAAACCGCAGTCCCTCCACAAGATCCTTCTCGAGATCGTGCAGATCCAAGCGCCGGGGGCGCTGTTCCCGGGCAAAGCAGAAACcctagaagaagaagaggagagcgcCGAGAAATCATCATGA